A window of Gossypium hirsutum isolate 1008001.06 chromosome D13, Gossypium_hirsutum_v2.1, whole genome shotgun sequence genomic DNA:
TAAAAATTTCCTGCCCTAATTGATTTAGGAGAGAAAAATGATGTCATTATTGCAAATGATGAAATCTAGTCAACTTCTTCAACTTCCAAGAACTAATCTATCCCGTTTTCTCTCCGTTGCCTGCAAATCTTCCAGCCCATCTCCTTTTGCCTCTGAAATAAAAACTGAAGTTGACAGAATCACTAGAATTATCAATGACCATTCGTTTCCAGATGAACCACTTGAACCGACCCTTCTCCGGCATATCCCACCCGTTTCTCTTTCCTCATATTTTGTGGAGAGTGTTCTTGGTCGACTTTTTGCGGCACACTCAAATGGATTGAAAGCCTTAGAGTTCTTTAAGTACTCCATCCACCATTCTCAGCATGCTCCAAGTGTGGGTGCTTTTGAAAAGACACTCCATATCCTCACACGTATGCGCTATTTTGATAAAGCTTGGGAATTGATGTTGGATATGCAGTGTTCGCACCCTTCCCTGCTTAGCCTTAAATCAATGAGCATCATGTTAGCAAAAATTGCTAAATTTCAATCCTATGAAGACACCCTTGAAGCATTCAAAAGGATGGAGACTGAAGTTTTTGCTGGGAGGAATTTTAGTACTGATGAGTTCAATGTTCTGCTTCGAGCTTTTTGCTCGCAGAGGGAGATGAAAGAGGCCAGATCAGTATTCCTGAAGATGCATTCTCGATTTCCAACTAATACCAAGACCATGAATATTCTGCTTTTGGGATTCAAGGAATCGGGCAATGTTACTGCAATGGAACTTTTTTACCATGAGATGATTCGAAGAGGTTTCAAGTCTAGCAGTATGACATATAACATCCGAATCGATGCTTACTGTAAGAAGGGATGCTTGGGGGATGGTCTACGGCTTCTTGAAGAAATGGAACGAGCCCACTGCTTGCCTACACTTGAAACAATCACTACTTTGATTCATGGAGCTGGTGTTGCTCGAAATATTCCAAAGGCGAGGCAGTTGTTTGATGAAATTCCTAAAAGAAATTTACAGCTTGATGTTGGAgcttataatgctatgatcagtTCCCTTATTAGGTCCAAAGATATACATTCTGCCATTGAATTGATGAATGAGATGGAGAGAAAGCAGATTGAGTATGATGGTGTGACGTATCATACAATGTTTTTAGGGATGATGAAGTTGAGTGGCATTGAAGGAGTTAGTGAGCTTTACTGTAAAATGCTCGAGAGAAATTTCATTCCTAGGACCCGGACAGTGGTGATGCTAATGAAATTTTTTTGTGGAAACCAGCATTTGCATTTTGCTTTAAATTTATGGGATTATTTATTACAGAAAGGGCATTGTCCTCATAGCCATGCACTGGATCTTTTGGCAACAGGATTGTGCTCTCGGGGACGGTGGCAAGAAGCATATCAATGCTGCAAACAAATCTTGGAGAGAGGAAGGCATATGAGTGAATCAGTTTATCATATGATGCAGAGAATTTTAAAGCAGTATGATGAAATGGAGAAGTTGATGGAGCTCAACATGATGAAAATGAAACTGCAATATGTTCTGCCACAATCTGGCAAGGAACCAATCAACTCTACATGCTGAGTTATGGAAGTAACAATATTTCTTGCAAAATATATAGAAGCTGGATTCATTTTATCCAAGTTGACTTTGGCCTTTTTGACATTGAATTTGATgataaaaaatttctttaaagaTGGCATGTGAGTCCTATTTGATAAGGTTACTCCAAGTCCTATTACGGTAATTGGACAGGCAAGCACCCACACTCAACAATGCAGAAAGGTGTGCTGGGAGAGGCAAAAAGACATCACTCCAGTGAGAAGAGCGCAAGCAGATTCACAAGACCTCCCTAATCACCAAGTTGATTTTGACATCATGTTTGGTTGGTTAGGAGGGAGAATGGGTGCAGTATAGCTTGGCAAATTCGAAGAATGGATGCCAGGATTATTGTCACGAGATGCACTAGAATTGTTATTGATGATAAGCACTTCATTGAGCCTTTTATGATTAGGGAGATTCCTTTGGAGACAATTGTCAGGAATCTGTGTGTACTCTGGGGTGAGGGGAAGTGGACCCTTAGCTTGGttaaaagaccaatgagtaaacCAAACTGGAGGTTTGAGCCCATGATATATCACTTTAGATCACTTTCAGGAAGGATGCCAGGGTTGGAGTTTAGTGAATGACAATGTCAAATGCGGAGACGGCTTAACAACCTGGCTAGGATGGTAACTTTGAATGACAAGTATCGAGTTTAAAATGGCTCTTTCTTTTACTTTTGCTTATGCTTATAAGTTTATCTGCTGTTTAGTTTCTTGTTTTCGGAGTGTGACccactataaaaaaaaaagagtttatgAAATTTAGAAGAAGAATTCCTATCATATGTTACTAGtttcaaaataattatcattCCCCTTTTCTGTTTTTCTTTCCTGCACACATTTTCACCTCATCTGCTTTAATCATGATCAACACTGAGTTCCTTTGGCCATTTGCCGTATCTAAGGATAAATTTTGTTATTGGAGGATATAAATGCAGTTCAGTTGAGTGGTGAAGTTCTTTTCACTCGAGTTCTCTTTGTTATTTTCTGTTTTTGCCCGTCTGCAAAATCACTGTAATCCTGAGTTCCATCCTCACCATTTTGGTGTTTCCTCCTACAGAGgcaaaatttttagaattgatGCTGTTTGTTTTTTTCCTTATCTGCTAATGTTTCTGTTGCTAATTTCCTATGATTTTGGAATGGGAAAGCTAACAAAATTGTTATATTAGTTGATGCTGGTTATGGAGTCAAGGATTTTGTCATAAAATGGCTGGTGCTGAAATTTCTTACCATTGCAAGAGATTTGGTTCCCAAGGATTTGTCATAGGATTAGATTTTGAGGAGTATGCAACGATGCGAATCCTGCTGTTGGAAGGACTTTTGGAGGTATTTGTTGAATGGGTggtagtttattttatttgaaagacGTTTTGGTGTATAAGAATTAAGATAAATTTGCTATTGTGGATGGAAATTTGATTAAGCTATTAACTAcactttttttaatattcaatacCATTATTATAACCTTTAACCATATCTTAGATACGTGTATGATTGGAAGGTTTCTTTAGGGATGACAATGCATCAAATATAAATAGTACCGTCCATTAAATATCTGCAATtattaagtaataaaaaataaaatatttaaattcgaatttgtaaatttgttttaAGATTTGAATCCATTTTATTTTCGCACTGTCCATTAAATATCTGCAATTATtaagtaaaaaagtaaaaattttaaaaagtatttcaGATATTCAAATTTGAACAAATAAAGAGGATTTATATATCCATTATCTAAATTTTCATTtgttatttacaaaaaaaaacaaaaaaaaacaaaatagatttAGATAATGGATATCCAAAGGttaatattcatattattttttgaatccgTTATTACTAATAATTTGAATATCTGAATCTGAATATTAtccaaatttataaatatatgaatttgtaCTTTTCATTTCCATCCCCATGTTTTCCTTGAATTATTGCATATTAATTTGGTTAAATGCTCAAATTTGGAGCCAAATATTGtaagtagaggtgctcatgggccgggcggcccagcccgacccgacggcccgcccgaaatatgagagggtttgggtaaaaatataggcccaaaatatgggcttgggcaaaaaaatgaggcccgtttagaaaacgggccgggcctcggcaCCATTTTTTcggcccaggcccggcccgacccgatataataaatatatttattttttaaaattttaaaatatttttaaaataattttttaattttttaaattttaaaatatttttaaaatatttttaaaatatttttttttaattttttaaaatttttaaaataaaaatgggccaggccgggcccgggcttatgatttttttctcgggccgggcatgggcaaaatcttaggcccatatttcgggccgagccgaaatttttttatgggcccggcccaaacccggcccggcccggcccggcctatgAGCACCTCTAATTGTAAGGTAAGGATCAAACTTTTCTAAGGTTTTCAAATAAGtgcttttttaaaataatgttttgtgaaaaaaaattatgaaatgataAATAAAGCCTTTAAGGAGGGTAACAATAACACCCTTAATACACTTATTCCTAACATGTAAGATCCAACAATTTAGACTTATTAACTTATGTAACAAACCTTCAAAACAATTTCTCAAAGatatatggaaaaataaaaaattcaattctcTTCGAATATCAAATATGTTAAAAGATCTAGCATGTAGCACCTTCAAATTAGAGAAACAAAGGATATAGGGAAATATTTGGGATTCCTTATCCATAAGAATAGGGTGAAGAAGGCAGATTACAATTTCATAATGGATAGAGTGAGATCCAAATTAAGTGGTTGGAAGGTGAATTTGATCTCACTAGCGGGCTGAATGGTCTTCGTTCAATCGACCATGGGTGCGACTTTGAACTACCATATGTAGTACAAATTACTCTTTGTCGGTATTTGGAGAAAGCTGGATAGGATCAATTGAAATTTCTTCTAGGGCATACAAGGGGGAAATCTAAAATGCATCTTCTTAGGTACAATGTTGTTAGTAAACCTAAATAAGCGGGTGGACTTGGGATTAGAGCTTTAAAGATGAAGCTTTTGTTTTAAAGTTGGGTTGGTGAATCATTACTAAAAGCCACAAATTGTGGGTTAAAGTCCTATTATTAAACTATGTTGAGGGTAAGACATTTGTAAAACAAGTAAAAAATGCATCGCCAACATGGAGCCAATTAAGAAAAATGAGTACTCTAACACTTGGTTAGGGAATAGTGTAAAACCCCTAACTCGTAACCGTTactggaataggttaagaggcattatcggactttcAACTCAGTTTAGATCGataatttatcaaacatttaACAGATAACATTTCATGTAAGTAGTTATCAATCATTCATATTCATAACATGTTTAAATCGAGCATACCAAGCTTAATTTATACTTTTGGGATTGAATcgataatatataaaagttttgagaaaacttagaaaaattttcgaataagggtcacatgcctgtgtactCAAGCCGTGTGGCATGAAATAGACTTGATTTAAGCCACTTTTCACACCCCAAAACACAAATACCTAAACCATTCATATAATACCAAATTCACGTACAATATGAGCAACTATAAACAACCATTTCAATGCACCTATATGCCATTTCAAACCCAatcatttacatactcaaatcaATACCATTGGTGcatttaaacacatatcaaactaATATGATTTAACCTCATACCTATCCTAATATCAaataacattcaagcattttcCAATCACCAACTCATCACATATCAATATTATCATATGCATCAAATCCTTCATAAGCAAACTTGCCAAAACATATCATCTTATACACATTTGACCATTATAACAactaagccaactctcatggcttaagaacatcaaaacacataactAGACAATAAGCTAAAGTAACCAAAAACATATTCccataaactagcctatacatgacatGTTTACACAACTtccataagttcaaaagtaccgagaaatcaactggatagtgtgatgcttaTCTCCGACGTCGTCCGAATCGAGCTagctaacgaacctctataaaacacaaAGAAATAAACTGAGTAAACATTAAAGCTTAGTAGGCCCGTAtaatagaattaaacttaccacaTTGCATAATTTAAGCAATTAAATCAATATGTCCAACTCGAATATTCAAATGTCTATCACACATACACCTCAATAGGTTAGAGTCTCAAATATGCATATAACCAACATTTCATCCATGAATGATTCAATTTGGCGTTCAACTCACAtagcatttcattcatacatttcataaaatcTCGTTTCCAGTTCCATACGTCTTCATaacacatatcatatttcatctatacaattcacatagatcatattccatttcattctcaatcatataATCGGTAACAGTATAATACCCGTTGAACCTAATGAAACATCCAAGGATACTCGGGTGATACACACTATGTGTATTAATCGATaattggaaacacgaaaatttacacatttttacataccctttttaacttaaaatcatacggtttcaataaaattcttgtcgaaaaaataattaatttttacaaaataattaaagtgcactcaaaatatgaacatattgaattttagttaattttataattaattttgatgaattttggttattttcgacagatatgCACAAatggcgaaaaatggctcggcagacactgctagaagcgtAAAACCGAGAAGTAATTTGAAGTATTGAGGCAAACTAAATTTTAGCCTAAGACAgttcaaaattatatgtattagttcataatataattaatttttatttatatccaatttaatttgggttaataaattattattaattaattatgaaaaagtggtccagttgaactaAACCGAGTAAACCaaaccgaccaagaaatggacagcccaaaaaccatcccaagagctgacccaaatcagcttattagctgattatttaagcttgcaaagatgcccttgaagacttgttcaagttgcattcaaacctcTCCACAATTGGAGGCTTTATAGATTttccccaagcctaaattagcaaagttgaaaatatcaaccttgccacatgtgtggcaaGCCAAGGGaaggctctttggctgataattttagcattcataaataattcttttcacagtccctgtgggtacgataattcgacatttacttgtcactttattatttgttgcgcttgtgtacacttgcacatttccgtcgttctagtaatccgtcaattcattatcatttctgctctttcgagccatgatcgaTAAGTTCATTCCGAGTTGAAGAACGGTAAGCTCTATCAAGCTGAAACAATAAGCACATAagagctgatatatcggtaagctcatacgagctatggtgagtccgcaacaaatgcaggagctcgaccaaaacggtaaccctagtgacatgtcactcgtatcctacgattttctatagttcaaacggggctcggtattaCTCAATACATTTCAAATTAAGCAATTCAATATCGTTTATTTcaaccattcaattcacatatatatatacatattcatttcatacaattgcAATTAAATGAAAGTTccattctaattatacgaacttacctcgagtttcTCGGATGGAAATTATCaactattcgtccacttttccttttcctcgatctaatccCAATCTTGAATTATCTTGATCAATTAAGCATTCAAAGTTGCCGAACCCTAGCTTCCAAAAATGGCTTTTCTTTCTTTGGTATTCGGTTGAAAAAGAATAGAAGAAGATGACAAtttgtttggttttatttattataactttaattacttaattacctaattaacctttaaattacaccaaatttcaaaattgccAAGTCAATATCTTCCACTAACTCATTTATGGAagaattaccatataaggacttgcACTTAAAgccctatagctatttaatacctttagctattagaacttaacttttacgctttacgcgatttagtcctttttaccgaattaagcattcaaacagtaaaatttctttacgaaactttcacctaataattctatcatgctgtataatttaatataataataaaattaatattttaactttgaatttgtggtcccaaaaccgctgttttgatttgacccaaaaacgggatgttacaactctccccccttacggatttttgtccccgaaagtcttaccagtgaataggttcggatattgctctctcatagcatcctcgatttcccaagtagcttcttcaacaccGTTTCGAtaccataagactttcactaaagaaattttcttatttttcagtTCTTTGACCTCGCGAGCTAatattctgatcggttcttcgttatACGTCATATCAGACTATATTTCAAGCTCAGAAGgagaaatcacatgcgagggatcaGATCGGTATTGTCAAAGCATCGGTACATgaaaaacgttgaaaattttctcGAACTCATTCGGTagagctaaccgatatgccactggacctactctctcgatgatctcatacggcccgatgaatctcggactcaacttgcccttacgaccgaatctaagtattttcttccacggagagactttcaaaaacaccttatacccgatctgaaactcaatatctttccgtttcaaatctacGTATGAtttctttccgtttcaaatctacGTATGATTTCTAACGATCTGACGCTACTTTCAGACTAttacgaatcactttcactttctgttcagtctctttaatcaaatcaaccctgtgaatcttattctcactaagttcagcCCAACACAAAGGTGTTCGGCATTTGCGactgtataaagcttcgtacggtaccatttttatactcgattgatagctgttattatacgcaaattcaatcaatggcaggtATCGctccacgtaccttcaaactcaagaatacaacatctcaacatatcctcgagtatctgtataactcgctcagattgaccatctgtctgcggATGAAAAAATAGTACTAAAGTGTAGCTTTGTACCCAatgcatcttgtaatttcttccaaaaacacgatgtaaatctcagatctctatctgaaacaatggatataggtactccgtgcaacttCACAACCTGAGAGATATAtagctcagctaacttatcaagtgaataattcaTGCGTACCgaaatgaaatgagctgacttagtcagtctatggACAACTACCCAGATCATATCTTTCTTACTTGGTGACAGAGGCAAACTTggtacaaaatccatcgtgattctgtcccatttccacttggaaATCATAATTGGCTGTAGTAACCCagacggtacctgatgctcagctttgacttgttgacagattaaaaatttcgaaacaaattctgaaatatcacgtttcatgccatgccaccaatagagccgtttcaaatcattatacattttcgtgcttcctaGATGAATAGATAAAAGGCTAATATGTGTGTCATTCAAAATTAgctgaatcaactctaaatttcttagaacacataatcgacctctaaATCTTAAACAGTCATCGgaatcaatttgaaactctgaatcagggtTTGAattacattgagctcgttttgctaatatttcattatcaactttctgagcttcacaaatctactgCAAAAACAACagtctcactttcaactcagctacaaccGATCCGTCGTCAGATAGAGTCAACTAAGTATTCATTACAcgtagagcaaacaaagatttttggcTTAATGCATTAGCAACGGCATTTgcttttcctagatgataatcaattactaacttataatcttttagcaactctaaccatcgtcgttgtcacaaattcaaatctctctaagtcattagatatttcaaactcttgtgatcagaataCACATgaaatttctcaccaaacaaataatggcaccaaatcttcaatgcaaacacaatggctgctaactctaaatcgtgtgtcggataatccttttcatgcggtttcaactatctcgaggcataagctatgactttgccttcctgtatcaaaacacaacccaggccgTTCAACAAtacatcactatagatcacaaattctttattcgattctggctgtactaacactagagcttcagtcaatagggctttcaactgatcgaaacttttctggcacttctcggaccattcaaatttttcatctttttgaagcaatctcgtcaacggagccgcaatcatcgaaaagcctttcacaaatcgtctataatagcctgcaagtcccagaaagctacgaacttcggatacatttctcggaggtttccattccattattgcagaaattttgctcagatcaactcttATACCCGATGCTGACACTATTGTCCTAGAACTTATACCCGATGCTGAcactatatgtcctagaaaaccaacttctcgtaaccaagattcacatttactgaactttgcaaataactgtttatctcgcagagtctgcaacacgattctcaaatgctcggcatgctcagtttcatctcgtgagtaaattaatatgtcatcaataaacacgacaacaaatcgatccaaatacggtctgaaaatccaattcattaggtccataaaaacagcaggtgcattcgtcaaaccaaagggcataactaaaaattcataatggtcaTACCGTATTCTGAATGCAGTCTTCGACACATCTGATTCTTtgactcgtaactgataataacccgatctcaaatcgaTCTTTAAAAACACTGTAACctctttcaactgatcgaataggtCATCAATTCgcggtagagggtatttgttcttgatcatTACTTTATTTAACTATCTgtaattaatacacattctcgttgacccatctttcttctttacaaacaatatcGGCGCACTCTAGGGCGAAAAAAttggtcgtgcaaaacctctatctatcaattcttgcaactgagccttcaactcttttaattcgatcggtgccattctgtatggagctatcgatatcggtgtcaTTCCTGGTAcgaattcaatgccaaattcaacctctTTGATTGgcggtaaacccggtaattcttctgaaAATACATCCGCaaactcacaaacaacaggtACATATTCAATTTTGGATTCTGACACCTTTAtatccagtacatatgcaagatatgcatcataGCCCCTTTTCACACATTTTTGAGCTTGTATAGACGATATCACAATTAGTAATTCATTCGAATTATTAGAATCAATCCGAAGAATTTCactgttctgacatttcaattctatGGTCTTCCATCTATAGTTCACAACTACATTATGCAAGGTCAGCCAATCTATACCCAGTATCgcatcaaacttatcaaatggtAGAAGtattaaatcatccaaaaaatagTAACCCCGAATTATCAAAGGGCacttcttacaaattttatcaactagaacagacttgcctaaggggttcgatactttaattacaaattctgtagactcgaaatgtaaactctttttaaacactaagttcatgcatatgtaAGAATGGGTTGATCTAGGATCTAGAATGCAACTATATCAGTGTtgtaaagagaaaaagtaccgatAATCACATCTGAAGATGAGGCGCTTGTGTACAAATAGCATAAGCTCGATCAGGcactcgtgcctcagatctcacagctgAATCTCTCGTAACACCTCGATTCCACTCATATTTCCCATGTTTCGAGCTGGTCGTCCTCTAGCAGTCGTATTACTCACTTCCACTGGTTGATCTCTTTTAGCTGTAGGTTTCTCTGGATAGTCCCGGAGATAGTGATCCAACGATTTACATCTAAAACACGCTCCGCTCATCACTCTACATTCACTATAATGGCGTCTGCTACAATGCTTAAACTCAGGTCCAACATTTCTAACATTGCCCACACTTGCAATCGACGTCGTCTGAGGTTTAAAGCTGTACTATCTGACCTCTCTATCTCAAATCAAAATCCTCGCAGAAGTAGTGGAACGAAGATGATactctctaaatttctttgatgcggATTGATGAGACTTTCCCGCAAATCTTTTTCTAACATCTTTGGCTtcagaatcaacttttcttttctctttaccaagctcttcagctttaaaTGGTCGTTCAATCAGAACaacgaactctttcaactcaagaatcccgactagcaataggatatcttcattcaatccatcctcgaatcCTTTACACATTATAGACTCGGTAGAAACACATTCACGAGCGTATTTGCTGAGTcgtacaaattctcgctcatacttAATTACTGTCATTCGGTATTGTTTCAATTCAAGGAATTTCTTtcatttctgatcgatgaaccgttggatggtatatttctttctgaactcagaTTGGAAGAATTCTTAAGTAACTCTTTCTCGCGGAACAATAGATATTAGTGTATTGCACCATTAGTACGATGTATCTCTCAAAAAAGATATATCACACTTCAAACATTTGTCAGGTGTGCAGGAAAGTTCATCAAAAACCCTAATCGTGTTTtgaagccagaactcagctctcttaGCATCATCACTAACTGTAGCTCAAAATTCTTCAGCCTCATATTTCCTTATATTATCAACGAGAGGTTTATTCAATCGCAACAGGTCTGTACCTTGAGGCATCACAGGGATCAAGTGAGGAATaggcgggggtggaggttgttgagtagccgggTTTGCTCGAACAAATTCTGTGAACCATTCATTTAACACTTGGAAGAAAGCTTGTTTAGCTTCTCCTCCCTGACTTCCCGTAACGAGACTAAATTCAAAAGGCGCAGTCTCTTGAGCGGGAGCTGGCACATTACTTTCAACGTCGTCAGCTACGGCTCGATttggatctatttactatataaaacataATTCAGAAGTTGTCAGGAGATACCACACTATCGCAGCATGACATGTACAGCTAGACTCGTATattctacggtagtcctagaatcgactaaaccgtagctctgatacccttaaatgtaacaccttacccgtaaccgtcgtcggaataggttaagaggcattaccggactttcAACTCAGTTCAGATCGGTAATTTATCAAACATTTAACAAATATCATTTCATTTCAGTAATTATCAATCATTCATATTAATAGCATGCTTAAATCGAGcatactaagcttaatttataCGTTTGGGACTGAATcgataacatataaaatttttgagaaaatttagaaaaattttcgaataagGGTCACAAGCCCATGTACTCAGGTCGTGTGGCATGaaataggcttgatttaagccactTTTCACACCTCAAAAAACAAATACCTAAACCATTCATATAGTACCAAATTCACGTACAATATGAGCAACTATGAACAACCATTTCAATGCACCTATATGCCATTTCAAAACCAatcatttacatactcaaatcaATATCATATGTGcatttaaacacatatcaaactaATATGATTTAACATCATACCTATCCTAGTATCAaataacattcaagcattttcCAATCACCAACTCATCACATACCAATGTTATCATATGGATCAAATCCTTCATAGGGAAACTTGCCAAAACATATAATCTTATACACATTTGACCATTATAACAACTAAGCCAAATCTTATGGCTTaagaacatcaaaacacataactATACAGTAAGCTAAAGTAACCAAAAACATA
This region includes:
- the LOC107920387 gene encoding pentatricopeptide repeat-containing protein At3g61360, encoding MMSLLQMMKSSQLLQLPRTNLSRFLSVACKSSSPSPFASEIKTEVDRITRIINDHSFPDEPLEPTLLRHIPPVSLSSYFVESVLGRLFAAHSNGLKALEFFKYSIHHSQHAPSVGAFEKTLHILTRMRYFDKAWELMLDMQCSHPSLLSLKSMSIMLAKIAKFQSYEDTLEAFKRMETEVFAGRNFSTDEFNVLLRAFCSQREMKEARSVFLKMHSRFPTNTKTMNILLLGFKESGNVTAMELFYHEMIRRGFKSSSMTYNIRIDAYCKKGCLGDGLRLLEEMERAHCLPTLETITTLIHGAGVARNIPKARQLFDEIPKRNLQLDVGAYNAMISSLIRSKDIHSAIELMNEMERKQIEYDGVTYHTMFLGMMKLSGIEGVSELYCKMLERNFIPRTRTVVMLMKFFCGNQHLHFALNLWDYLLQKGHCPHSHALDLLATGLCSRGRWQEAYQCCKQILERGRHMSESVYHMMQRILKQYDEMEKLMELNMMKMKLQYVLPQSGKEPINSTC